The Gammaproteobacteria bacterium genome contains the following window.
CAACCACACTCTGCAAGTCGCCCAATTCGAGTTTGGGCATGCCGCAACAACGTTCAGTCTCGGTTAACGTCCAGGGGATGTGATTGTGATCCAGAATCGCGACCAGATCCTGGACAATACGCGGCTCATGCTGATTGCCATAACAGGTGGCAAACACCGCCACTTTGCCATGTGTCCGCGACGTGGATTCGATTCGATCCCCCCCCATCAACGGACGCGTTTTCAAGCGTTTGCGCAGGGTTTGATCATCAAACGGAGGCAGCCACGCCTCTTGCGCAATCCCCAAATGTTTCTCCATCTGTTTGCGTAAGGATGGGGTTTGCGTGATGCCATTAATCGTTTGCGCAATGATGGGGATCCCCGCCAAACGCCCCACTTCATCGGTCGCAGTCAACCATTTATCGCGTCGACTGGCACCATGCTGTTTGAAATGCACAGCCTTAGCCCGCAACATCAATTGCGGAAAATCCACCGCCCACGAATGCGGAGCCACATAAGGGCATTTGGTGACATGGCACAAATCGCAGAGATAACATTGATCGACAACCTTTTCATAGTCATCGGTAGTGACACCATCGACATCCATGGCTTCACTGGCATCGATCAAATCGAACAAGGTGGGGAAGGCATTACAGAGATTGACGCAACGGCGACAGGAGGCGCAGATATCAAACACCCGCGCCATTTCCGAGTGTAACGCATCCTGATCGTAAAACTCCGGCATCTGCCAAGCCAAGGGCTGGCGTTGTGGCGCTTCTAAACCTTCTTCGCGCGGCGGGCGCATCGAATCCGGCATTATGCCTCCCGCACTAATTCACTGGCAGGATGAAACACGCGGCCTACTCTTCGTTCATCGCCTCCAGCGCCTTCTGAAACCGGTTGGCATGTGAACGTTCGGCCTTGGCCAGGGTTTCAAACCAGTCTGCAATTTCATCAAAACCCTCGTCACGGGCCACCCTGGCCATGCCGGGATACATATCGCTATATTCGTAGGTTTCGCCCGCGATCGCCGCACGAATATTGTCGAGCGTGCCGCCGATGGGCAGACCCGTGGCCGGATCGCCACAGACCTCCAGATATTCCAGATGGCCATGGGCATGGCCGGTCTCGCCTTCGGCCGTAGAACGGAACACCGCCGCCACGTCGTTATGACCTTCGACATCGGCCTTGGCAGCGAAATAGAGATAGCGGCGATTCGCCTGCGATTCCCCGGCAAAGGCTGCCTTGAGGTTTTGTTCCGTCTTGCTTCCTTTTAAGGCCATGCGCACAACCTCCTTCATATATGGATAAAACTGAACCCGTTCTCGACTCTAGCCCAGTTTGACCATTGAGGGAAGTCTGAGTAGAGTTAGCACCTCTGCGAAACAGAAGGACATCCCCCTTGGCCAAGAAACGTGCACCCGAGCAAACCCCTGACTTCGAATCGGCCTTGGCCGAGCTTGAGGCGCTGGTCGAGCGCATGGAACAAGGCGATGTCTCGCTGGAAGAATCTTTGCAGCTCTTCGAACGCGGCGTCAATCTCACCCGCACCTGCCAGCAGGCGCTCAAGGCAGCGGAACAAAAGGTGCAGATCCTGCTCGAAAAAACGCCGAGCGCCGAGGCCGAAGATTTCAGCGCCGATGATTGATTCCAGCAACACCCTGAGCGACCTGTTGCGCCACTACCAGTCGCGGGTGGAATCCGCCCTCAACCACTGGTTGCCAACGGCCAAAATTGTCCCCCAACGACTACACGAGGCGATGCGCTACTCCAGCCTCGATGGCGGCAAACGCGTGCGCCCGTTTCTGGTGTACGCCAGTGGCACCGCCTTGGGTTTAGCGCCGGAGCAACTCGATGGCCCCGCCTCGGCCGTGGAACTGATCCACGTCTATTCGCTGATCCATGACGATCTGCCGGCGATGGACAACGACGACCTGCGTCGGGGCAAACCTACCTGTCATCGGGCCTTCGACGAAGCGACGGCAATCCTGGCGGGCGATGCCCTGCAACCACTGGCCTTTCACATCCTCGCCCACGATGCCGCGATCCAGGTACCCGCCGAGCGGAAACTACAAATGATCGACTGCCTGGCCACCGCGGCGGGTTCGCGTGGCATGGTCGGGGGGCAAGCCATCGACTTGGCGGCCGTCGGCAAGGATTTGGATTTGCCCGCCCTGGAAAACATGCACATTCACAAGACCGGCGCCCTGATCCGCGCCAGCGTCCGGCTTGGCGCCCTGTCTGCGGCACAGGCATCTACCGAAAGTCTGGTCCTCGACCACTACGCCCACTGCATCGGTCTCGCCTTTCAAATCCAGGACGATATTCTTGATATAGAAGGCACCACCGAAACCCTGGGCAAAGCCCAAGGCGCCGATCAGGCCCTGAACAAACCCACCTACCCCGCTCTGCTTGGACTCGATGGCGCCAAGGAACGGGCGCAAGAGCTTAAAGACGAAGCCATCGCCAGCCTGACCGGCTTCGGCCCCAGCGCCGACCCGCTGCGGTGGATGGCAGAATATATTGTGGCGCGGAAGAGCTAAAGCTAACCGCGAAGGCCGCCAAGGAACGCAAAGTTAAGCGCTCCCTCCACAGGTTTTCTTTCTTGGCGTCCCTTAGCGGCCTTTGCGGTTAATGCTTTTACGCCAGCCTTTTACTTGCACCCCACCCGCCTACCCTTCATAATTACCCGTTTTCGCTGTTGCAGCCTACTCATTACATGCCGACCTCCAGTTACCCCTTGCTCGATACCCTTGAATCGCCTGCCGATTTGCGACGCATGTCGGTGGCCGAGCTGGAGCATGTTGCCAGCGAGGTCAGGCGCTTTTTGATTCGCAGCGTCAGCAGCACCGGCGGCCATCTGGCGGCGGGGCTGGGCACCGTGGAGCTAACTGTCGCCCTGCACCATGTCTTCAACACGCCGGAAGACAGGCTGATCTGGGATGTGGGCCATCAGAG
Protein-coding sequences here:
- a CDS encoding Fe-S oxidoreductase, with amino-acid sequence MRPPREEGLEAPQRQPLAWQMPEFYDQDALHSEMARVFDICASCRRCVNLCNAFPTLFDLIDASEAMDVDGVTTDDYEKVVDQCYLCDLCHVTKCPYVAPHSWAVDFPQLMLRAKAVHFKQHGASRRDKWLTATDEVGRLAGIPIIAQTINGITQTPSLRKQMEKHLGIAQEAWLPPFDDQTLRKRLKTRPLMGGDRIESTSRTHGKVAVFATCYGNQHEPRIVQDLVAILDHNHIPWTLTETERCCGMPKLELGDLQSVVEAKEFNIPILSRLVDEGWDLLAVVPSCVLLFKQQLPSMFPNDSAVAKVSQAFFDPFEYLSLRHREAKLKLDFTRALGKIVYHVSCHQRVQFNGVKARELLSLIPNTELEVVERCSGHNGTYAVKVENYSHAVKIAQPVVNVIKAAMPDHYGSDCPLAGHHLAGILDDSTVPRHPLTLLRMAYGIF
- a CDS encoding rubrerythrin codes for the protein MALKGSKTEQNLKAAFAGESQANRRYLYFAAKADVEGHNDVAAVFRSTAEGETGHAHGHLEYLEVCGDPATGLPIGGTLDNIRAAIAGETYEYSDMYPGMARVARDEGFDEIADWFETLAKAERSHANRFQKALEAMNEE
- a CDS encoding exodeoxyribonuclease VII small subunit, giving the protein MAKKRAPEQTPDFESALAELEALVERMEQGDVSLEESLQLFERGVNLTRTCQQALKAAEQKVQILLEKTPSAEAEDFSADD
- the ispA gene encoding (2E,6E)-farnesyl diphosphate synthase, whose translation is MIDSSNTLSDLLRHYQSRVESALNHWLPTAKIVPQRLHEAMRYSSLDGGKRVRPFLVYASGTALGLAPEQLDGPASAVELIHVYSLIHDDLPAMDNDDLRRGKPTCHRAFDEATAILAGDALQPLAFHILAHDAAIQVPAERKLQMIDCLATAAGSRGMVGGQAIDLAAVGKDLDLPALENMHIHKTGALIRASVRLGALSAAQASTESLVLDHYAHCIGLAFQIQDDILDIEGTTETLGKAQGADQALNKPTYPALLGLDGAKERAQELKDEAIASLTGFGPSADPLRWMAEYIVARKS